In Mangrovivirga cuniculi, the following proteins share a genomic window:
- the pta gene encoding phosphate acetyltransferase gives MEKFKHLEQKCDFVICEGSDFSVDSVSFEFDINATLAKNLGCPVVVVGKGTGRNLDETLNPLFLAYDSFLDKGCRIMGVIINKVSEKNIQPLLTNLNNRITDESIIKAVIPNNKILESPTMKEIAEQLNAEVLYGEDNLDNQAFHITTAAMQVQNFLPRLLENSLVITPGDRADVILGVLQAHASVNYPAVSGILLSTGFKPDHSIDKLLRGVSDLIPIMSVKTNTFETVSDYNKIHSYITHDNGLKIKNSLSIFEKYIDTDKLEKELADIKIEGLTPKMFEYQLIQKAKSDIKRIVLPEGDDPRVLRAASILAERNIVDLILIGDEEELKLKANKLAISLDSEHIIITNPKINAKTPQYINKIVELRKHKGVNHDMARDLINDVSYFGTMMVLEGDADGMVSGAVHTTQHTIRPALQLIKTKPDYNVVSSVFFMSLSDRVLVYGDCAVNPNPDAEALAEIAIASAETSQNFGIQPRVAMLSYSSGSSGKGEEVEKVRKATENVKSKLPDLPIDGPIQYDAAVDASVGAKKLPGSPVAGKATVLIFPDLNTGNNTYKAVQRETGAIAIGPVLQGLNKPVNDLSRGCKVDDIVNTVIITAIQAQDK, from the coding sequence ATAGAGAAGTTTAAGCACCTTGAGCAGAAATGCGATTTTGTAATTTGTGAGGGATCAGACTTTTCTGTTGACAGTGTTTCATTTGAATTTGATATAAATGCCACCCTGGCTAAAAATTTAGGATGCCCTGTTGTAGTAGTAGGAAAAGGAACAGGAAGAAATCTCGACGAAACATTAAATCCGTTGTTTCTAGCATATGACAGCTTTCTTGATAAAGGTTGTCGAATTATGGGGGTGATTATTAATAAGGTGTCTGAAAAGAATATTCAACCATTATTGACGAACCTCAATAATAGAATTACTGATGAATCCATAATTAAGGCTGTAATACCGAATAATAAGATATTGGAAAGTCCGACCATGAAAGAAATCGCAGAACAGCTGAATGCGGAAGTTCTTTATGGAGAAGATAATTTAGACAATCAGGCATTTCATATAACTACTGCAGCAATGCAAGTTCAAAACTTTCTTCCCAGGTTATTAGAAAATTCTCTTGTAATTACCCCGGGAGACAGGGCTGATGTTATATTAGGTGTTCTTCAGGCTCATGCATCGGTTAACTATCCAGCAGTTTCAGGAATATTATTAAGTACAGGTTTTAAGCCTGATCATTCAATAGATAAATTATTGAGAGGAGTTTCAGATTTAATTCCAATTATGTCTGTAAAAACAAATACTTTTGAAACTGTTTCTGATTATAACAAAATTCACTCATATATTACTCATGACAATGGGCTTAAAATAAAGAATAGCCTTTCAATTTTCGAGAAATATATTGATACCGATAAATTAGAAAAAGAGCTGGCGGACATAAAAATAGAAGGATTAACTCCAAAAATGTTCGAATACCAATTAATTCAAAAGGCAAAATCAGATATAAAAAGGATTGTTTTACCAGAAGGAGATGACCCGCGAGTTCTACGGGCTGCTTCAATTCTGGCAGAACGAAATATAGTTGATTTAATCTTAATTGGAGATGAGGAAGAACTCAAGCTTAAAGCCAATAAATTAGCTATTTCACTTGATTCGGAACACATTATTATAACAAACCCGAAAATAAATGCTAAAACTCCACAATACATCAATAAGATTGTCGAATTGAGGAAGCATAAGGGAGTTAACCATGATATGGCCCGTGATTTAATAAACGATGTTTCCTATTTTGGTACCATGATGGTATTAGAAGGAGATGCCGATGGCATGGTAAGTGGTGCAGTACATACAACTCAACATACGATTAGACCTGCTTTACAGTTGATTAAGACTAAACCAGACTATAATGTAGTTTCGTCTGTGTTCTTTATGAGTCTGTCGGACAGGGTTTTAGTTTATGGTGACTGTGCGGTCAATCCAAATCCTGACGCTGAAGCCCTGGCTGAAATTGCTATTGCATCAGCTGAAACATCGCAAAATTTTGGAATCCAGCCTAGAGTGGCTATGCTTAGTTACAGTAGTGGCAGCAGTGGTAAGGGAGAAGAGGTTGAAAAAGTACGGAAGGCGACAGAAAACGTGAAATCAAAATTACCTGATCTGCCTATAGACGGACCCATCCAATATGATGCAGCGGTTGATGCATCTGTGGGAGCTAAAAAATTACCGGGTTCACCAGTTGCCGGCAAAGCAACCGTTTTGATTTTTCCTGATTTAAATACAGGTAATAACACTTATAAAGCAGTTCAAAGAGAAACCGGAGCGATTGCTATCGGTCCGGTGCTACAAGGACTCAATAAGCCGGTTAATGATCTTAGCAGAGGGTGTAAAGTAGATGATATAGTAAACACAGTTATAATTACAGCAATACAGGCACAAGATAAATAA